TGTTTCTTTAAACTTGGAAGAGGATGTCAACCCGTTGGAATTAACAGGTAAATATTTGGAGCCAAAAGAATTTAAAGAAGCCTTGCTTGATGAAAATACTGTTGTCATCGATGCTAGAAATGACTATGAATATGATCTAGGGCATTTTAGAGGCGCTGTTCGTCCGGATATCCGTAATTTTAGAGAACTGCCTCAATGGATCAGAGAAAATAAAGAACAATTTATGGATAAAAAAATCGTAACCTACTGTACTGGTGGAATTCGCTGTGAGAAGTTTTCTGGCTGGATGCTGAAAGAAGGCTTTGAAGATGTTTCACAACTTCATGGCGGGATTGCTGTATATGGAAAAGATCCTGAAGTACAAGGTGAATTGTGGGACGGGAAAATGTATGTCTTTGATGAACGGATCAGTGTGGAAATCAACCATGTCGATAAAAAAATCATTGGTAAAGACTGGTTTGACGGAACGCCTTGCGAACGTTATATCAATTGTGCTAACCCGTTCTGCAATAAACAAATTTTAGCTTCAGAAGAAAACGAAGCAAAATATCTTGGTAGCTGTTCAGACGAGTGTCGCCATCATCCAGCTAATCGTTATGTACAAAAAAATCATTTAACAGAGCAGGAAGTAACAGCTCGTTTGGAAGCAATCGCTAATTAAAAATTGAAAAAAACAACCAAATGACCGTCATTTGGTTGTTTTTTTATAGAATGAAATAAAAGAGTACAATAAATCCAATTAAAAAAATCAAGTTGATCAGACTAAACATCAGCAAAAATTGTTTTGATTGATTAGGATAATATTGCTTATAAATTTTAAACCCAATCAGATTAGCTAAAGAGGCAATGATTGTGCCTAATCCACCCACGTTAACACCAAAAAATAGCGCTTTGGTTTGAGCAGTGAACGGAGCGATAAGGATGGCAGCAGGAACATTGCTGATAACCTGACTAACTGCGATGCTGCCAAAGAATGTAGCTGAGGATGTAGTAAACTGTTTTTTGATCAACAAGGAAATAGTTTCCAGTTGTGAAAAATTGCCGACAGCGATAAAGAAAAAAATGAAGGTAGCCAATAAACGATAATCAACTTTTTTCAAACTGCTGGAATCGTAAATACCTAGAAGTAAAATAGCTATAGGAATAACGATAGAATATGGGAGAAGATCGAAGACACCGATCAGGATCAGTAGGCCGATCAAGCTCAAATAAATGATATTACGTTGATCGATCGATGGCAGCGGCTCTTCTTGATTTGGAATAGGGCTCTTTTTGATCCAAAAAAAGGAAAGAAATAAAAAAACAAACGATACAAGCAGTAAGAGAAAAGCCCAGTTGAAGAATGTCCCAGCTGCCAATGAGTAATAAGAAAATAAGAATAAATTTTGCGGGTTGCCAAAAGGGAAAAAGCTGCTGCCTAAATTGGCTGCAATGATCAAAAGGACAGCACCGGTCAGTTTATGGTTCATATCAGGAACTTTCTTCGTGATCGTCAAGTAGATCGGCATAAGACTTAAAATAGCTACATCATTGGTTAAAAGCATCGAGCTAAAAAAAGCCAGCAAGGTGATATTTCTAATGAGAGCTCGAGTGTTGATTGAAACATCGATCAATTTTTCAGCAAGATAGGTCAAAACCCCCAATTTATCAATATTAGCGACAAGCAGCATCAGTCCAAAAAGGCAAACGATGACTTTAAAATCAATTGACTCAATCGAAAATTTGCCGAAGAAACAGCTGATAAGGGCCACGAAAAGGGAAATAGAAAATAAGAGATCATCCATAAAAAATGAGAAAATACGTTTCATCAACAGCAGCCTTCTTTCAAAAATAACTTCTTTTTTAATTTACGTTAGAATAGGAGATTTATCAAGAAAAGAATATCTGAACGAAAAAAAGCATGACCTGAATCAATCATTCAAATCATGCCTTTTTAGTTAGTCTTAAATATTTAGAACTTTATCCAAGAAATCTTTGGTTCGCTCATTTTGCGGATTTTCAAA
This sequence is a window from Enterococcus wangshanyuanii. Protein-coding genes within it:
- a CDS encoding rhodanese-related sulfurtransferase is translated as MDYRVLLYYKYTPLENPEQFAKEHLAFCKSLNLKGRILVASEGINGTLSGTIADTDAYMEAMLADERFKDTYFKIDETEEMAFHKMFVRPRKELVSLNLEEDVNPLELTGKYLEPKEFKEALLDENTVVIDARNDYEYDLGHFRGAVRPDIRNFRELPQWIRENKEQFMDKKIVTYCTGGIRCEKFSGWMLKEGFEDVSQLHGGIAVYGKDPEVQGELWDGKMYVFDERISVEINHVDKKIIGKDWFDGTPCERYINCANPFCNKQILASEENEAKYLGSCSDECRHHPANRYVQKNHLTEQEVTARLEAIAN
- a CDS encoding SLC13 family permease, translating into MKRIFSFFMDDLLFSISLFVALISCFFGKFSIESIDFKVIVCLFGLMLLVANIDKLGVLTYLAEKLIDVSINTRALIRNITLLAFFSSMLLTNDVAILSLMPIYLTITKKVPDMNHKLTGAVLLIIAANLGSSFFPFGNPQNLFLFSYYSLAAGTFFNWAFLLLLVSFVFLFLSFFWIKKSPIPNQEEPLPSIDQRNIIYLSLIGLLILIGVFDLLPYSIVIPIAILLLGIYDSSSLKKVDYRLLATFIFFFIAVGNFSQLETISLLIKKQFTTSSATFFGSIAVSQVISNVPAAILIAPFTAQTKALFFGVNVGGLGTIIASLANLIGFKIYKQYYPNQSKQFLLMFSLINLIFLIGFIVLFYFIL